The Rhopalosiphum maidis isolate BTI-1 chromosome 2, ASM367621v3, whole genome shotgun sequence genome segment tgcaatattaatttaataagtatcgaatttttagatttttttatgccatattattattattattatataattataatatgttaaaataatctgTAACCACTAACAAATGGCAATGattgtaataacaaaaacaattcacACAATGTTAACAGTTCTTAACAGACGAGACGCACAATTGTATTCGTCATCTATATAAAgattaaagatatatatttcACTTCAGAACAatctgttaattattttaatttttttaatttaaattattgcggACAGCTGTCATTGCCAATCGGGtagaaataatatcatataatatataatagtacctacaAAGTGAGTTAacacaattgtattttttgaaattagtatatgtactcataatatttatgaattttttaggAAAGTtgaagaatttgaaaaattggaTTTAGAGCTAATGGGGTAGTTGctgtcaattaaattaattagttaaaacatataaatactttgtataggtacatatttttttgtatgttgattattttatattttattatcgaacTGTAATTAAATTGTGAATGTcacttgaataatttataaatactaaatagtacacattaatatatacgtataatttttattaatactttatttcaacaatataGACGAGtgttatataagtttttaacacTATGAATGATTGaaagttttgaaatataaaatacattcatacatttagAGCAGTTGACATGCTTGAGTAGTAGCCTCTAAAAGTTTccgaaaaaattaatgtaatttagtaatttaatttaatttgaaataagtgataaaatttgttcgaaaacaaatataaaaattaaattgcaataaaatattctaatcgTATCATTGTTCtcttaaaaacgaataattttaccaatactaaatttttacaatatagtcgagtataatataagttatcatcagtttttaattttaaaatacattcttaaatttaaagcaGTTGACATGCATGAGTAAAAGCCCCTTTCCGTTTCaggaaatattaatgtaatttagtagttaaatttataatatttttttggaaatgaTTTTTTACACGTCGAATGATAGATACAATTCATACtactactattttaaataaattcttttttttttaacataacttttatagaaataatttctcttaggtatatatttttcattcacagtaatttgttttccataaaattttttttttcataccttTGATGTAAAATggaaattaagtttatatatattgataatattgatattacgtaatattatttgcttaTACAAAAGTTATGAACTattaacatttacatttacaaaatttcaagtatctacagttatctatttttaatttatattaaatattattaatgtacctaaataatggTATATCATACCTCAATACCATACAGAGAACAATGTGATACGattcgaatattttattacattttagtttttatatttgtttccgGACAAACTTTATCActcatttcaaattaaattaaattactaaattacattaatttttccgGAAACTTTTAGAGGCTACTACTCAAGCATGTTAACTGCTctaaatgtatgaatgtattttatatttcaaaactgtCAATCATTcatagtgtttaaaatatataacattcgACTATATTGTTGaaacaaagtatttaaaaaaaatgataatagtaaaaatattcgttCTTATTGGATCTTCTTGTTTGGTTAAATCAAAAAACGTTTATATGCATAATTTGCctttggtaaaataatatcttgttatatttttttaaacttattacctactattactattttaatgctacaataataattaatacaggGGGAATACCGTACAGTATTTGAGAAGCTATATCCTTGTCAATCGTTAACGTTAAATCAATTTCATCTGTACTACAATAAAAAGGCATATAATGTAACTGAGCTGAAaggaaattttacatttttgaatccTTTTGACGATAGTTATacagtaagtaaatatttaataatggtttataaaataatagtacatataCCTACTCAACTAGGTCATTAAGATGaggttttattgtttatctaatataactattgattGGCTGTTGCCGCTTAAagctaattaataaacaaattatcgaATACAAAATATCACCATcgacacaatataatttaaaacaataattgttattgaatgaggattatacctaatatggaTCGACCAaaggtaggtaatataaacaacataattaCTTAGCAATAATAAGTAACATTTCACTATAACTAAACACATAACTAACATAACCAAGTATAAACGATAAAGTGTCTTCTaacaatataagtacctaagcTTACGATATATACATGACACATAGACAATACTATAATGCAGTAAGCACAGAGTGCATTTGGTAGCCTTTAGATATTAGTAACCTTTATGACCCTGttacagaaataataatgatggcgtgttttacgtttataataacaagTTTATGCAACAAATACGCATTATGgtgtaattttatgttacatttaattatattttcaaaatttgtttttttccccGAAATACATAAATCTTTTAATACGGTTGACTAAAGTACCATGATGATCGAATAGTTGTAGTCATTAAtactatttgattttataactaaggttaaaaaaagttaattttaattgtttaatataaccttaaaaaatatacttactatttttaatagcttGATGTAAACGCTGCATCTTGGAGTTTAATTGGTGGTTGGAAACCAAATTCGATGGTTTATGTAGCAAAGAAAGCATGTAGTAGTTTGAAGATGTTCGCAGGGAATGCGTGGTATACAGTATTGAAGGCTTTTAACATTACTAAAACTAGCTGTCCAATTCTTCCGGtaatgtattgaaataattaaaacaatttatgatgTTTAATGTGGATTAATTTAACGtgcaaattttaaatcactgaaataatattcaaataaatacattatacgatattagtccattctaatataattcatGATAATGGAAACTATTATCGTTTTGCGActattaaaaaccaaatataacTTAGTATAGTTTATAGCCAATTTTAGAAACCTTCACATCATTTGCGTTGAATTAGCACTTCTGTTTATCGTAGTCCTAAAATGAACCACGTTATTGAGAAAGTcactatataaaattgtacttaattttaattaaataacggCTTAATATTAACACCGTAACCATTTTATAtggtttaaaatagtaatattgatCTTACCTATCAACCTATCCATTAGTTATTAtgcttatacatttaatgatttgtaattttatatctatttaattaggtacccgaattttatttactatattatactcaataaaaCCATAGGTACTCgagcttttattatttttaattttgtaataatattaggtatacctatcCTTGAACATcgaaaattatgtatagttacCAATTAATCGTCACATTTTTCAGGGTACATATGTTACATCAGGAATGAATTTGAAGAACGTAGAAGAAGACCATAACTTTCCCAAGGTgtatttttatggaaaatataaagtatcatttaagataaaaaattataaaaatgaaattattacttGCTACATATGCGAGTTGAGTCTTATACGACCATGGGAAAATCCAATTTAAATTctacataaaaacaatatacctattacattattttcataactgtaatgttttttaattcattatctaATATCAAATGACGTatgcaatattttcttaattacagaaatagttattactgcaactattacaataaaaataattttataaaatgaaatgaaataaatctattcatgtaaaatttaaaaattgtcatcattcgcttgaaaattaaaataatttaaatacctacctaggcacaatatcgaaaaaattgaaaattttgaatagatattaaataataaaaaataaatattattatatacagtttgTGCGCTGggtttttaaaacaagtatttttatttccagtATTGTCAAACtaactcatttaaaaattacttttaattatagtataataataataataataatatatttgaaatgatAAACTGATGTCCtgatattatatgagtatatgacttaaaaatgtttatggttTTCTGAgtacacatataattttattaacttttaatatcaagttatatttttaacttagtaCCCGAAAACTTGTgcattttcaactttttaacATACCTTCCTTCAaacataaaagttataaaatgttcgtttatttttttttatatatgattttttaatcggatatttcattttttatattaaaatatatgtattttgtatgtattttttgctCAATAAAAAACctgttataatgatttatttagaaGGCAGATCCTCTGTACTGTTGAGTTTTGTTATACAACTAATGTGCATCACCTAGATCAAAAGTTCTCAATCTTTTTTTTAGGACCACGGCCCAAATTTTTTCCTGAAAATCTATCGCGACCAATATGATTTCACTTTTAAAGTATCAATAAGTAGGTAgtctttaaaatttgtttgttacttttattactcattagttattacttaataccATAAAGTCTatagatgaataattttaacaattatacaaatgtatttgtatttgaagCGTATATGTAAAGTGTGCGGTTGTTTTTTCTGCTGAAGCTGATAGCAGcactttataaagtttatgtgTTTGTGTTTATCTCTATCGTACTCGAGGTTTTGAGTATGTTCACACCCTAGTCGCACaagcatatacatttttataatttttttttttcataattgttttgtatttggaGATATATCCAAACATAGatcttagaaaaaaaaacaaaaaataacttaaaaacttagGAAGTTACCAAAGGTTGGACAGCGTAAATCTCACAGTGCAATAAACGTATAAACgggtcatatattattttagatacctacattatagtaattatattcttttcggtcacttcatataaataaattatttatttaactttaattttacagttattatctgtataacagttaaacaattaaaacaaatgatacaacgagttaatataaaataactcggataattaaaacttaactgcaaaataagacatatttttattgtgtaacaaacatacattttatcacgGCAAAGTTTTAATGACAAAGATTGAAGAATcgaatttatattaggtagggcgaaaaatatattttgcctCTAGACGTTGACGAGGGTAGTTGCGCTACTGCATACAATATGCCACACATAGTACATaggttcattatttattagtacctacatttaatatgatattatgattttaatttaaaacggtaatattttaatttaaactaaaaattaataaatattgccttgtattagttgtattatatatggaCGCCGCTGCGGCGAACGAATAGTCACTAACCAacgaattttagttttatcttAGTTAAactctaatttattaattatgataataagatAGTTATTGATTTATCGAGTGGGATGGTCATTTAAGTtagaattttatcaaaattcgtcaaaatcgtaaaaaatcgTAATCTATTTTGTAGTAGTTAGAAATCGAtgaaaaattttcttttttcttcttcaagattactcataaattataagtgacataagttcatacaaaaaacataaaatctaaaaaatatataaagataataattttttatagacattttaagtttcaatttaaacgatagataaataataaaataaagataataattatgttatttattattttgtgaaaactTTGAtggaaatatagaatataaatataatatatatgtaggtattaagAAATAACTTATCACTGATAAGGCTGACATTCTGACAGTCATcgttcagaattgtttttcgtatataaaaatatatcactaaatttaagtttaacacATCTATAACGATGGTCAGTGACCCACTCGACACCTAATGTATAGCAAAACATTAACCGATcggctatacatttttttattttcctaattaattagataaatctttagaaattttagttttaagccCTTGAATGTACAAACTAGATACAATTTGATCAAAGTTAAAGACCAAACCGTATTTACAACTACTTATCGTGTATACAgagaaaaataactaatttcacGAAAATTTTACGACAAAACTATTGTAAGACACAATACATTTTCACTCTGCGAATTGCTAAGGATCTAAAAGgttcattattcaaaaatattttaccgtCATGTCATGGTAaacttttggaatttttacattgtaaagcatcaagaattttaatatttaaattgaacatttaaaaaaattacttactataaaatagattaagaacatttgtaatttagaaaaaaattccaaatgcttatatatatatatatatatatcaaatcagagtactgtattttaaatgcttaaacataaaaacaatttattacttattacttatctgtaatctaatattaaatttcaaaagctTTTACtgagaaatacaatttttatcaacataaataatgttattttaaattgttgtcttgatatttactaatattattcagaTTGACCACTGGACAGtctctacatttttaatgaatttaaatattgtatatttgtgtatattattcaacttACAGTcactttgataaatttataattatgaatttatattatgctaaatacaatttcattaccaaaaataaataaaaaatgtaactaaatACCATTCAATGACAGTTCCATTTTTGAttgttgcatattttttgtattttagaatTGTAAGTTGTAGCTATATCAAgatccataatatatattggtcaagaatgaaaaatttttatttgttagaagtaagataaatatatgttttttatggttttaaattacGTTAAAAACGCAATCAAAATCACCACATGATTAActgaacaaattataataatatcattgtacgtaaaaaataaaaaccaattgcTTCATTTTAAGAAGTCGTTATTACCAATTATTGTTAACtacataagaatattatatgattaaatattttacaacataaaCGAGATGACAATGCAACcgttaactaatttttaacattaatgttgttaatattttaacattatataatatcaaatgatttgggattagtttatatattaaaatacaaattatttttaaaatatttaaagtaaaaaatatattttagatgcagttagttaaagtataaaaaccaaaaaaataataaattttcagaTCTCGTGTCattttttgtacattgtacacatacgataaaaaaaaaaattattattatttttagcataaatataaagtatcaagCTTATCAGTCATTGAgccgaaatattattttttataaactaagtaagttataaaacatacaaataataaaatatctttgaaaaaaagttttataaatatttaaataattaaaaaaaaaaaaacgtttttagacACGATAAAAAAGAACATaatgtctaaataataatatacttatgattattataataatgtgtgttaTTCTGTATTCACTACATTATGTACATGTTTAAGTTTACACAGACATACACACAAATTTTATGACTAGCATTTAGGATAATAGTCGGCGCAAGATATTGTTCACAGGTTAAAAGTCTAATcacaaagaaaaaattgttatacaagagtataaaataatctcaaaaaaaatataaaaagaaaacaaacacaaaaataaataaacaataataattttttttttttaaatctaattttatggcCTAAGGAGAAGGTGAATGGGGCCAAGCTATTTTTGCATCGATTCGTTTGTACGCAAACAAACAATGACTGCCACAGGCTGTtgttgaacttttaatatcttGTGGGCAATCGGTTTCAGATaacaaaaattctataaacaaaacattattaaatattaacaagatgaccaacaaaatatcatatcaaATAGCCTTGATTCTCAATTATTGTTACCTTGGCCATCAATTAATTTGAACAGAGAATAATCTTGTGGGTTGGTTATGCGTAGTTTATGAGCAATGATTTTACAAACGTCACGTGTCGTCATGTGCGGTCTAACAGGTAACGTCTTGGTCAACAGTGATCCATTGGTTTCATCGGGTACAACCACTTTAAGAACAGATTTGAGTTCATTCAGTGGATCATAactcaactaaaaaaaaacaaaaaaaaaacactaatgagtttatacttattagtaaaaaaaaatacaaacaattttggtGTTACATACTGTGTTGTCGGATCCTAATGTCTTCACGCCATTGATAGTATTTGATTCCATGGATGATTTGTAACTTTTCAATACGTGCACAGCTCCGCACAGTGCAGTCAGATAGTAACCTCCCTCACCAGGTATCAATGATGGATGCAACAGTCCCCACATGTACTCTGCTTCCAATTCGGCTGTAAGGACGTTGCATTGAACAAGCACCCATACAAGCAGTGGTAGGAAGTCATCGGCGCCTAGACATGCATCTGCATTCCGGTTTTGCATTTTCACCtgaacaattaaatttgattacattaaaataatatctatacataatatgtttataaattatcttacagcattaaatattaaagcaaTGGCTGAAAGCAGATGTTCCAGTTTTTCCAATGGTAAGAACGCATCTTGGAGACGTTTGAAACACTCTGAGATTTTCTTCAAATCATTCTCATTGGGTGGTATCAAATTTtcctattataacattaaaattattaacacattagctagtttattttaatacattatacataaaataagaacttataattataaataataataataataataatataataataatataatattataattcttaatatttttttttttcaatcaatttatGTTGTCAAGATCgtgttattatacaataataatttaaaagcacacctatttataatttattgaaatatttaaagtattgatataatccaataaaatacatttaaattgttttttaaattaatgaaaataagaaaGTGACAAtccaaaatactaaaatatttcttttagttgtattaaaacaaattgtttttcattgatttttaattattattagattatattagtaaaccgatataataaaaaaattatattaattgtgtatTCAATTTCCCAATCACCGATCGTAgccgataaaaattaaaaatgatacacAACAGTTCGctttgtattttaatgatctggttaaaataattaaccattTATTCGGTTATAAACTTACTCGAACAGCAAAGTCTTGAATACTTTTAGACTTGGCGTAGTGTATGTTTTCGACCATGGACGGGATCGAGCCGTTATTGACGTACTCGTCGACCAGAAGGCTGTATACGTGTTCTCGTAGTTCCCTGAGAACCAACCTGTTCATCACACCTTCCAGGATCACGTCAAGGTTCAGGAATTCCGTAGGCTTCAACTGCGGATGGCGGAATGTAAACAAACGAGAAAcagagtaattaaaaaataatcgacgatataataacaacaataaacagAAAATTTAGTCCGGCGTTAAATAGTGTTTAGATAAAATCGTAGGACATATGAGTGCGATTTCAAGGACGATTCGGACATGATGTGTTCAGgaatatagtagtataattCGGGTAAACAAGACGCACAGCCCAAATGAGAaccattataaaataccataggtacattaatataCACGAGTAGTACCTGGCTTCGCTCCCTTTCTACCACTTTTTGGAATTCCTTTTCGCCGTGTTTCAGGAGATAGTTCTTCATGCCCGACATGAACTGCCGCACGTTCCTCATAACCACCGACGGGTTGGTCTCCTTAGATTCGACGGTGCAGCACACGAAATTGTCGATGGACCGAGCAAACACGGTGGTCTTGTCCGCGGCCAGCTGTAGAGCGTACTCGCGGGTTGAAGAACCGGTGCCGGTTTGGGCCATCAAGCGGCTTCGTGCCAATGCTTGGATCCGTGGGACTGCTACAGAATAACGTAAACACCACAGTTAATACTATACGGCATAGTTTGCTCGTCTCTTCTGGACGATCGTATGGTCATATAGTTGTATTACAGTACAAAAATCAAATGGAATGTAAATTCGTAATTCGAAGTGGATGTGAGAAATGAGAattaaaaaggtaaaatatcAATCAGTGTAATGTAAGTCTAACGGAGACGGTGCTACTCATTTGCGCCCAATTCAAAACAATAGGAATAATCGTGAAACGTTGAAATTGATTgagttgaaatataaaatctaaaatattatttttaggtttcTCGCGGTAATCGAAATTATTGCGAAATCCCaatcgataaatataatattataattctcgAATAGATTATGAACAGTGCGTAGGTAtgtaatttgtgtataattgCATCAGCATAACAATTATGAACACGATCGTAGATACCTACTCCAAAGTAATAATGGAATTTAAACAACTActtgtattttaagtaaaaccaACCTTGATTagttgttgttatttaaaatattacacgagGAGTTGGTTCTTACAGATTTACATATTAGTTGGCGTtgtgtacttaaaaaaaaaattataactgtaatgcatataatatgtcaaaaactaatattttaaagacaaaGTTAACCAAAGTTATGTTAAGTTATTAACCATGAGTATGAAACTGAAGtttgttaacattattttatattagaatttaaacatattatttatttgtacaaataaaatgcactactaatttataaatacatttgaataaaatataatatctatataataaataataacgtgtaATACGATGAACAGtcatatagaataattttctaaacgtaagaccaatatttttttggaaataattaacttttttctattttttcttaaacgaTAACTGATAGCAACGTTGCTTACTATGCGACTATAAATCGGCATGTAAGtaatgtctttttttttaggcGTAAATGTCCATAGTAAATGATGACCCTATAGCAGGGGTCGGGAACCTGTGGCTCCGGAGTCGCATGGAGTTCTTTAAAATGCAACCTGCGGCTCtttgaataattatcaatcgagatccgtaaaatataaattatattatacctgcgttattatagtgataaataaagtttttctatattttctaaatttaagacgtattatgtttttattgcctactattttttcaatgaaataataatactatctttattctaatatatgtactaataaagtaataatttatacaccacaattaaaaaaaaaggttgttCAAACCTGTGCGGCTCCTTGGATATCatagttttgtaaatttttgaaaaaatggctCTTTCCTACGAAAAGGTTCCCGACCCCGGCCCTATAGAGGGATACAACCCACGTAGGTACCTATCGCACAATagcataatactaattataaatttaggaaaagaaaatatatgttgtattcaagtatttttataacaataaataatataaattaagattgatttttatcgaattaaaattgtaccaccgattaaaaatgtatttcatttttaaaaccgACGACACTACGGTAGAGAGATGGAATAAGcacataaaactttttttttttttaaagcgaCAATGTAGAAAAACATGTAGGTTATCTCTGTTGAAGGTTTACTCAACAACGGGACCTtgtgaaagtaaaaaaaaaattattaaatacataatacactgCTGcaggtattattaaattctgctacaaatattacaatattataaaccaccCACGTTTAACCTTGtttcataaaaacttttttttatataatcgttataaataggtatacgttgaaaaaaaatggacTTCACTTTTACGAGCCGTTATTTTGGAGACATATAGCGCACTCAACGCGACTGGAAAtcgtttgaatatttaattattattaattgtacactGCGGACAAATACGGTCGGCTGTCGGCAGTATAAACTCGTTTTATCGGGATTTTAATGACTGTCGGAtgtaatcattatattgtgAGATCACGAATGATTAATATACGCTACGTCCACTTGATGTAACTGAAACCCGTCTGCAATACGAATATCGCTTttgatctatatttatttgttttatttttctggcTAGGTAGTCAAAACGACAGAGTAAGTAAAATCGAAGATTTGAGtagactattaaaaatatctcgtataaaaaaatgtattatattacatcgaTTTGTTGTGGAATCattcgtaaaataaatgaatattaagcGACAGGGTGTAAAATACATCGGAATAcacttaatttatacattataaattataatcgagaatgcattgatttttttactaataaatgtGAAAGAAAATTTTATGCAATAATCTCTAaccaaaatcattaaataaaatttatttaaaatatttaacgttttagatttttttatttattaaaaaaataatatatatatatatatatatattatagtatacatctacacaataaattaataagttaaaaatatattaagtatctaTGGAAGGTACAGTTACGGAGTatctattacttattttacctatgtgaaattgtaaaatacagtcacagttacatataattaacatacatattttatataggtatatattatatctgtgaATACAActcatgatatttaaaaaaagactaAATCTTTGTAATCGTAAAGTTGTAAAAAGACGAATTtcaatctatttaaattttttgatccattttcaatagtttataaaataaactgggtattatattttggcaTTATATAAcagtgttttattaaaattgtatttaacccTTTTTATGAATACAGTCatggttatatttatttattattttattttttttagttaacatAATCATGTattctttttgaaaaaatgaattttaaaatgcgaatacatttgatttttttaattcaataatgaaTGAATgtgaaaatgaatttaaataaatattatattaatttattaaatgtttcagACTCTGCCTACAGGTTATTTAACACGTTTAGATACAcctagtatacattatatcactATCTTACTTACGAATATAACAGTTAGTCGAAATTAATGGAAATTATGACGTAGTGAGAATTACATGACTTGTATACTAGTGATCGATACACtcgtttgtataaaaattatttgacaaGTTGGAAAAATAACCCAACAAAAcggattattattttgaatattgtgGATAAAAAGATCTATAGTTATGTTTTGTCATGTGTTCGAAAAGGAATTGGCGATTTTATCAAGCAATGGAACGTAATGgcctaaaaatatatgtaccaaatgtatattatcattcgACCAGTAAGCTcgcattactatattataatatatttgatgtacCATAATACGTACCATacacgt includes the following:
- the LOC113554528 gene encoding uncharacterized protein LOC113554528 gives rise to the protein MIIVKIFVLIGSSCLVKSKNVYMHNLPLGEYRTVFEKLYPCQSLTLNQFHLYYNKKAYNVTELKGNFTFLNPFDDSYTLDVNAASWSLIGGWKPNSMVYVAKKACSSLKMFAGNAWYTVLKAFNITKTSCPILPGTYVTSGMNLKNVEEDHNFPKVYFYGKYKVSFKIKNYKNEIITCYICELSLIRPWENPI